The following are encoded in a window of Congzhengia minquanensis genomic DNA:
- a CDS encoding DUF3847 domain-containing protein: MSKKKTIPELEAEKTAAEQKIEQLRHQNERLDNRIRYLNKGDRSKRTHRLCSRMGYIEHCAPELQTLTETEFYDLFEHLLRQPDVRKAIERAVHSHNSRINRGGE; encoded by the coding sequence ATGTCCAAGAAGAAAACCATTCCCGAACTGGAAGCTGAAAAGACAGCAGCCGAGCAGAAGATCGAACAGCTCAGGCATCAGAACGAACGGCTGGACAACCGCATCCGGTATCTGAACAAGGGCGACCGCAGTAAGCGCACCCATCGGCTCTGCTCCCGTATGGGGTATATCGAGCATTGTGCCCCCGAACTGCAAACGCTGACCGAAACCGAGTTCTACGATTTATTTGAACATCTGCTCCGTCAGCCGGATGTGCGTAAAGCCATTGAGAGAGCCGTACACAGCCACAACAGCCGTATCAATCGAGGAGGTGAATAA
- the mobQ gene encoding MobQ family relaxase, which yields MREPYTATTAVSIEEVNNLSLYHFHVFQIKRSKGQSAIAAAAYRAGEKLHSNYYGEDADYTKKGGVICSEILLPPHAPKEFADRETLWNAVEKIEQHPKAQLAYSFDIALQNEFSMEENIDLARQFLLDEFVSRGMTVDFAVHSPDKEDGGIANPHFHFLCPIRPINSDSTWGTKQRREYVLDENGNRVRDDAGHYVFNAVPTTDWGRPETLEHWRQAWAELCNAKFAEKNLDCRIDHRSYEQQGLDIVPTIHEGPAVREMEAKGILTDKGELNRWIRRINSMRKNIVSMLSELFAAIREINRELKAPKEPTLTKLITDYYSGRNAGAWSVYAKVGNLKNMSQLVNYVRENNLRTVADLEARVSDQQEKLDARSASCKSVEAKIKEISELLRQAQNYADTKPVYDEWYRIKFKGKKDKFKGEHES from the coding sequence TTGAGAGAGCCGTACACAGCCACAACAGCCGTATCAATCGAGGAGGTGAATAACCTGTCCCTATACCATTTCCATGTTTTCCAAATCAAGCGCAGCAAAGGACAGTCTGCCATTGCTGCCGCTGCCTATCGTGCGGGAGAAAAGCTGCACAGCAATTACTACGGCGAGGATGCGGACTACACCAAAAAGGGCGGCGTGATTTGCTCGGAGATTCTGCTGCCGCCCCATGCGCCCAAAGAATTTGCAGACCGTGAAACTTTATGGAACGCCGTTGAAAAAATCGAGCAGCACCCGAAAGCACAGCTCGCATACAGCTTTGACATTGCCTTGCAGAACGAGTTTTCTATGGAAGAAAACATCGACCTTGCAAGGCAGTTTTTACTGGATGAGTTTGTGAGCCGGGGCATGACGGTAGACTTCGCTGTTCACTCGCCAGATAAAGAGGACGGCGGCATTGCCAATCCCCATTTCCATTTTCTCTGCCCCATCCGACCGATCAACTCCGATAGCACATGGGGAACAAAACAGCGGCGGGAGTATGTGTTGGACGAAAACGGAAACCGTGTCCGTGACGATGCCGGTCACTATGTATTCAACGCCGTCCCTACTACCGATTGGGGCAGACCGGAAACCTTGGAGCATTGGCGGCAGGCATGGGCTGAACTGTGCAACGCTAAATTTGCGGAGAAGAATTTGGATTGCCGTATCGACCACCGCAGCTATGAACAGCAGGGCCTTGACATCGTTCCCACCATCCACGAAGGACCGGCTGTGCGTGAAATGGAAGCAAAAGGCATCCTCACCGACAAGGGTGAGCTGAACCGCTGGATTCGCCGTATCAACAGTATGCGAAAAAATATCGTTTCCATGCTGAGTGAGCTGTTTGCTGCCATCCGTGAGATTAACCGTGAGCTGAAAGCACCGAAAGAACCTACCCTTACCAAACTGATTACCGACTACTACAGCGGACGCAACGCCGGTGCGTGGAGTGTTTACGCCAAGGTTGGCAATCTCAAAAATATGAGCCAGCTTGTAAACTATGTCCGAGAGAATAATCTGCGTACCGTTGCCGATCTGGAAGCAAGGGTATCTGACCAGCAGGAAAAGCTGGACGCACGATCTGCTTCCTGCAAATCGGTTGAAGCCAAAATAAAAGAAATATCTGAACTTCTCCGGCAAGCACAGAATTATGCAGATACCAAACCCGTGTATGACGAGTGGTATCGCATCAAGTTCAAGGGCAAAAAAGACAAATTCAAGGGAGAACACGAAAGCTAG
- a CDS encoding recombinase family protein, which translates to MTDTKSYVNIEPCTTVLSADQQPKEEIMLDQQKITIIYCRLSVEDIKDDAKDGKGNSKADESNSIQNQKELLLRYAKDHGYTNLKVLIDDGYTGTNFNRPGVQEGFELVKQGLVGCWLVKDMSRFGRDYLTVGQYTDIIFPSYDVRFIAVTDGVDSERGDNEGFTAIRNLFNEWYPRDTSKKVRAVFRQKGTSGKHLGQAPFGYIEDPNNPGYWLVDEEAAKVVRHIFALCIDGNGPSRIARMLEKEQVLTVKSYYAMKKGKPLPEFPYRWNDNSVVGILERIEYTGCTCNFKTYSKSFKLKKRLPNAPENMYILEDTQEAIITKVQWDRVQQLRQNKRRPAKAERQGLFSGLLFCADCGNKLHFATCKSFEGKQDHYVCSSYKSNRGTCSAHYIREDTLRDLVLERILAVNAYIRSDVNGFKEEWLRCRQEDWEEGIREDKRRVAAAKKRCADLDILISHLYEDFVLGNLPMERYRKMSAEYEAEQKRLQDEIAIREGWVEEQENMSHGLDGFVELVNKYVDMTELTQAIVNEYIRKIEVFASDKSSGKRKQKIKIFWNFVDELDLEIFSQPIVYERITKQMQKTA; encoded by the coding sequence ATGACAGATACAAAAAGTTATGTTAATATAGAACCATGCACAACGGTTCTGTCGGCTGACCAACAACCAAAGGAGGAAATTATGTTGGATCAGCAGAAAATCACCATCATCTACTGCCGCCTGTCCGTGGAGGACATCAAGGATGACGCCAAAGACGGAAAGGGCAATTCCAAGGCAGATGAGTCGAATTCGATACAGAACCAAAAGGAACTGCTTCTTCGCTACGCAAAAGACCATGGCTACACGAATCTGAAAGTCCTGATCGACGACGGTTATACGGGTACGAATTTCAACCGTCCGGGCGTGCAGGAGGGCTTCGAGCTTGTCAAGCAGGGGCTTGTGGGCTGCTGGCTGGTCAAGGATATGTCACGCTTCGGTCGTGACTATCTGACCGTCGGACAGTACACGGATATTATCTTCCCCAGCTATGATGTTCGCTTCATCGCCGTCACCGATGGCGTTGACAGCGAACGGGGCGACAATGAGGGTTTTACCGCAATCCGCAATCTTTTCAACGAATGGTATCCCAGAGATACTTCAAAGAAAGTTCGTGCGGTGTTCCGTCAGAAAGGAACAAGCGGAAAGCACCTCGGTCAAGCGCCCTTCGGCTATATCGAAGACCCGAACAACCCCGGCTACTGGCTCGTCGATGAGGAGGCGGCAAAGGTGGTCAGACACATCTTTGCTCTTTGCATCGACGGAAACGGACCGTCAAGAATCGCAAGGATGCTTGAAAAGGAACAGGTGCTTACAGTCAAATCCTACTATGCCATGAAGAAAGGCAAGCCCCTGCCGGAATTTCCGTACCGTTGGAATGACAATTCCGTGGTCGGTATTCTGGAACGGATCGAGTACACCGGCTGCACCTGCAATTTCAAGACCTACTCCAAATCCTTCAAGCTCAAAAAGAGACTGCCTAATGCCCCAGAGAATATGTATATTCTGGAGGACACGCAGGAAGCCATCATCACCAAGGTACAATGGGACAGAGTACAGCAGCTTCGGCAAAACAAACGCCGCCCCGCAAAAGCGGAACGGCAGGGATTGTTCTCAGGTCTATTGTTCTGCGCCGACTGCGGCAACAAGCTCCATTTTGCCACCTGCAAGAGCTTTGAGGGAAAGCAGGATCACTATGTATGCTCCAGTTACAAGAGCAACAGAGGAACCTGCAGCGCACACTATATCCGTGAGGACACCCTGCGGGATTTGGTGCTGGAACGTATCCTTGCTGTGAACGCCTACATCCGCAGCGATGTGAATGGATTCAAGGAAGAATGGCTCCGTTGCAGGCAAGAGGATTGGGAAGAAGGTATCCGTGAGGACAAACGGAGAGTAGCGGCCGCAAAGAAACGCTGTGCCGACCTCGATATTCTGATCTCCCATCTGTATGAAGATTTCGTCCTCGGCAATCTGCCTATGGAACGGTACAGGAAGATGAGCGCAGAGTACGAAGCGGAGCAAAAGCGGTTACAGGACGAAATCGCCATCAGAGAAGGATGGGTCGAAGAACAGGAGAATATGAGCCACGGCCTTGACGGCTTTGTGGAACTGGTCAACAAATATGTTGACATGACGGAGCTGACACAGGCCATC